In the Saccharicrinis carchari genome, one interval contains:
- a CDS encoding TraB/GumN family protein: protein MKTNLLLIIAFLIFLGCNGKHDQQESLPKHGLLWKITGNGIQSASFLFGTFHEQGGISVLDSIQSFDSIFISTDQFICEMDLRKAVKLLTEKKDSKSNSYLKPWPNTDSTYVNLLTDEQKSILDSAINKDESLRIIREWNLRPVQAVSFIKYQSQKNAKDNKFPSKDNSDNDSVRTIILDIYLQQQAYKYNMDIEELDSMEEYQKLNDSINSRLPIMSYKSEVEFMIYYIQNYQEIDSLQKEYTNKLLTLYLQQDLGLLRQQQKEVNRHNNMIMSFLGNGNFIEIQEKMLIDERNNFWMKKIPNLIKNNSSFIAVGAGHLGGENGLINQLRNLNYSVVSVKKLRNN, encoded by the coding sequence ATGAAAACTAATCTGCTATTAATCATCGCTTTTCTAATATTTCTTGGCTGTAATGGGAAGCACGATCAACAAGAATCATTACCTAAACATGGATTGTTATGGAAAATTACAGGAAATGGTATTCAATCCGCTTCCTTTTTATTTGGTACATTTCATGAACAAGGAGGGATATCTGTTCTTGATTCAATTCAGTCTTTTGATTCAATCTTTATATCCACTGACCAATTCATTTGCGAAATGGATTTAAGGAAAGCTGTCAAACTGCTCACGGAAAAGAAAGATTCAAAATCGAATAGCTATTTAAAACCCTGGCCTAACACAGATTCAACGTATGTAAATTTATTGACAGATGAACAAAAAAGCATATTAGACTCAGCTATCAACAAAGATGAATCCCTTAGAATTATTAGAGAATGGAATCTTAGGCCTGTACAAGCAGTGAGTTTTATAAAATATCAATCTCAAAAGAATGCTAAAGACAATAAGTTCCCAAGTAAAGATAATTCTGACAATGATTCTGTTAGAACAATAATCCTTGATATCTATTTGCAACAACAAGCCTATAAGTATAACATGGACATTGAAGAATTAGATTCAATGGAGGAATACCAAAAGCTCAATGACTCTATAAATAGTCGCCTTCCAATAATGAGCTATAAGTCTGAGGTAGAATTTATGATTTATTATATTCAGAATTATCAAGAAATAGACTCTTTGCAAAAGGAATATACGAACAAATTATTGACGTTATATCTACAACAAGACTTAGGTTTATTAAGACAACAACAAAAAGAAGTCAATCGACATAATAATATGATTATGTCGTTCTTGGGGAATGGCAATTTTATAGAAATACAGGAAAAGATGCTAATTGATGAGCGTAATAACTTTTGGATGAAAAAAATTCCCAATTTGATTAAAAACAATTCAAGCTTCATTGCAGTGGGCGCGGGTCATCTAGGTGGAGAAAATGGGTTAATTAATCAATTACGAAATTTAAATTATTCGGTAGTTTCTGTGAAAAAACTAAGAAATAATTAA
- a CDS encoding ATP-dependent nuclease, whose product MYISEIEIFDFRNFQSTKDENDEAKGCTIEFTDGVNVIIGHNNSGKSNLIKALDLVLNFGGSKKLEVDDFNKNMTIADLINEPPKVKISLSFSESENEEEFSDDLVTASTWLTKLNSPYSAKLTYIFYLPQKEHDEYKKEMQLIASDDIENYWLAIKHQFLRKYTSKIYSGNPEYKNVVDSETSKKIDYQFLDAIRDVNRDLFTGKNTLLREVIDFFIDYDIKNDAKIEKKEQQKQIAKKRKDFTEEAKKLIKQLQTRMESGKKEMLSYASDTGASFEKSEPDFEGHILDTELYSALKLIVKHETGITIPATHNGLGYNNLIYISLLLAKMQKDASGDYLGSNSKTFPILAIEEPEAHLHPAMQYKFLKFLYENNKEKAKQIFITTHSPNITAAVNLDNIICFNRDDKGKLNVAYLGKVFGTTETDSKAYVQRFLDATKSDMLFSKKVVLVEGITEQLLLPVFANYENKSFEDEHISVINIGGRYFKHFLKLFDSEKPNTINKKITCITDLDPVYTIDDDTKNEKCYPFEKRDDLVEFKECSNSLVDDYAESKHPNIRSFSQQKGVGKTFEYAIAFENLQTEVFIGEKIANKVELKKLIDEYNKGKTLDELLTIFSSRGSENNRIKNAISASGIDTEEKKKHLIASRYLNSLTKGENAYELAQILQTNLEKDNPVGFKTPTYIKQAINWICE is encoded by the coding sequence ATGTACATATCAGAAATAGAAATATTTGACTTCAGAAATTTTCAATCGACTAAAGATGAAAATGATGAAGCAAAAGGATGCACCATAGAATTTACAGATGGAGTTAATGTAATTATCGGTCATAATAATTCTGGAAAATCAAACCTAATTAAAGCCCTAGATTTAGTTTTGAATTTTGGAGGAAGCAAGAAACTTGAAGTTGATGACTTCAATAAGAATATGACGATAGCGGACTTAATTAATGAACCTCCAAAAGTGAAAATTAGTTTGAGTTTTTCTGAATCAGAAAATGAAGAAGAGTTTTCTGATGATTTAGTTACAGCTTCAACTTGGTTAACTAAATTAAATTCTCCTTACTCAGCAAAACTAACTTACATCTTTTATCTTCCACAAAAGGAACATGATGAGTATAAAAAAGAGATGCAATTGATAGCATCAGATGATATTGAAAATTATTGGTTAGCAATTAAGCATCAATTTCTAAGAAAATATACAAGCAAAATCTATAGTGGGAATCCTGAGTATAAAAATGTTGTTGACTCTGAAACTAGTAAAAAAATTGACTATCAATTCTTAGATGCTATTAGAGATGTCAATAGGGACTTATTTACAGGTAAAAATACTTTATTACGTGAAGTAATTGATTTTTTTATTGATTACGACATCAAGAACGATGCAAAGATTGAAAAAAAAGAACAACAAAAACAAATTGCTAAAAAGCGAAAAGATTTCACAGAAGAGGCAAAAAAGCTCATTAAGCAGCTACAGACAAGAATGGAATCAGGGAAAAAAGAGATGCTATCGTATGCCAGTGATACAGGAGCTTCTTTTGAAAAATCAGAACCTGATTTTGAAGGTCATATCTTAGATACAGAACTATATTCAGCTTTGAAACTAATTGTAAAGCATGAAACAGGGATTACAATCCCTGCAACTCATAATGGATTAGGTTATAATAATCTTATTTATATCTCTCTTCTATTGGCTAAAATGCAAAAAGATGCTTCAGGAGATTATTTGGGGAGTAATTCCAAAACTTTTCCAATTTTAGCAATTGAAGAGCCTGAAGCTCATTTGCATCCAGCTATGCAGTACAAGTTTTTAAAGTTTTTATATGAAAATAATAAAGAAAAGGCTAAGCAGATATTTATAACGACTCATTCCCCAAACATTACAGCAGCTGTAAATCTAGATAACATCATTTGTTTCAACAGGGATGACAAGGGAAAACTAAATGTAGCCTATTTAGGCAAAGTATTTGGCACAACTGAAACAGATTCAAAAGCATATGTTCAAAGATTCTTGGATGCTACAAAATCGGACATGTTGTTCTCGAAAAAAGTAGTCCTTGTGGAAGGAATTACAGAACAGCTATTATTACCTGTATTTGCAAATTATGAAAATAAAAGCTTTGAAGATGAGCATATTTCTGTGATTAATATTGGAGGTAGATATTTTAAGCATTTCTTAAAACTTTTTGATTCGGAAAAACCTAATACAATAAATAAGAAAATAACATGCATCACGGATTTAGACCCAGTTTATACCATTGATGATGACACGAAAAATGAAAAGTGCTATCCATTTGAAAAACGTGATGATTTAGTTGAATTTAAAGAATGTTCCAATTCTTTAGTTGATGATTATGCAGAATCAAAGCATCCGAATATCAGAAGTTTCTCACAGCAAAAGGGTGTTGGGAAAACATTTGAGTATGCAATTGCTTTTGAAAACCTTCAAACTGAAGTTTTTATCGGAGAAAAAATTGCCAATAAGGTTGAGTTGAAAAAACTAATTGATGAATATAATAAAGGAAAGACCTTAGACGAACTATTAACTATTTTCAGTTCAAGAGGTTCAGAGAACAATAGAATCAAAAATGCAATAAGTGCATCTGGCATTGATACTGAGGAAAAGAAGAAACATCTTATTGCTTCAAGGTACTTGAACTCCCTCACAAAGGGAGAGAATGCCTATGAACTTGCTCAAATATTACAAACGAATCTTGAAAAAGATAATCCTGTTGGTTTTAAGACACCAACCTATATCAAACAAGCAATTAACTGGATATGCGAATAA
- a CDS encoding SoxR reducing system RseC family protein: MIDKVLNFQRIEYRSKMSAQDFKSRLSSIFSQKGFKFNLSGKFTSEQDFKATDKWTIGIYIRSFENDPAYLKGKIKDSKNGVTVEVLVRPNSIFSLFGLLFPLIGMIALVSTNFGKTDEDALGVGIGFIIFGLICYPIGNYLRNRIRNKFEDYLDLARPEKELK, from the coding sequence ATGATTGACAAAGTTTTAAATTTTCAAAGAATTGAGTATCGAAGTAAAATGTCTGCTCAAGATTTTAAATCAAGACTGAGTAGCATTTTTAGTCAGAAAGGTTTCAAATTTAATTTATCTGGAAAATTTACATCAGAACAAGACTTTAAAGCGACTGACAAATGGACAATTGGAATTTATATTCGCAGTTTTGAAAATGACCCAGCATACTTAAAAGGAAAAATTAAGGATTCAAAAAACGGAGTTACTGTTGAAGTATTAGTTAGACCAAATTCTATTTTTTCACTTTTTGGACTGCTATTTCCATTAATAGGTATGATTGCTTTAGTTTCTACTAATTTCGGAAAGACAGATGAAGATGCGCTTGGCGTGGGTATTGGATTTATTATTTTTGGATTAATATGTTACCCAATTGGGAATTATTTAAGAAATAGAATTAGAAATAAGTTCGAGGACTATCTTGACTTAGCAAGACCTGAAAAAGAACTTAAATAA